The sequence below is a genomic window from Polaribacter vadi.
CTTTTGTGGCGATTTCGTTAACCTTAATTTCTTATGGATTGGCAGAAATTTTAAATTCTTATGGCTTTTTAAGTGTCTTTTTTGCAGGTTTATTTGCACATTATCATCAACATCAAAAAAATGAAAAGACAGAAAGCGAACCAAGTTTAAGTTTTATAGAAAACATAGAAAAATTTCTTATTATTTTTTGGATTATTTTCTTTGGAGGATCAGTAATGGCAGGAATTTTAGATTTTATTACCACAACAAGTTTACTTTTTTGTTTTGGATTGGTGTTAATTTTAAGACCACTTTTAGGCTATATCAGTTTTTATAAAACCGATTTAACACCAAAGAAAAAACTAGCAATTTCATTCTTTGGAATTCGTGGAATTGGCTCTGTTTTTTATTTATCGTATGCAATAAAACATGGTAATTTTCAAGATGCAAATCAGCTGTATTCTATTGTTGCCTTGGTTATTTTAATTTCTATTATTTTACACGGATTTACAGCTAAAAGAATGATTAATGCTTTTGATGATATTGAAAAAAAGAATTCATAATTTATGAAATCATTCTTAAATCTTCAGTAAAAATATATCAGTAAGTGTATCTTTGTACTCGTTATTGTAAAATTAAAATCCTTTTACGTATGCCTTTCAAAAAATTACATCCTCATTTAAAAGATGTACTTGAAAATTCAGAAATTTCATTTCCTACAGCTTTACAAAAAGCAAGTATTCCTACCATAAAAAGTGGTGCGAATGTTTTTTGTATTGCTCCTGAAAATAGCGGAAAAACTACCACTTTGTTATTAACAACATTAAACAAATTAAAGTGTGAAGCTGTTGGTATTGCTCCAAGAGCCGTTGTTTTAGTAGAAAATAATGACAACGCTTTGCAATTGTTTGATACTTTTGTAAAGTATACAAAAAGAACCTCTTTACGTGTGTATGTTGCTGATGAAAAACAACATATAGATTTGCTAAAGTCAGAAATATTTGAAGGTGTAGATATTTTAATTTCCACCCCAAAAATAATGAATAAGTTGCTTTTACTAGAAGGTTTAAACACCACTCAGTTAAAGATTTTTAATATTGATGATGCCGATTTTTTAACAAAAAACACATCTACATCAGATTTAATGTTAATTACACAAAGCATCCATAAATGCCAATTTGTAATGTATGCAGAGAAAATGCATCCTACATTAAAACGTTTTGAAAACTATTTTATGCAATATGCTAAAACAGTTTCTATTTAAATCTTAAGATTTACAAACCACAAAAAATTAACAATTTTGATTCCGAAA
It includes:
- a CDS encoding DEAD/DEAH box helicase, which encodes MPFKKLHPHLKDVLENSEISFPTALQKASIPTIKSGANVFCIAPENSGKTTTLLLTTLNKLKCEAVGIAPRAVVLVENNDNALQLFDTFVKYTKRTSLRVYVADEKQHIDLLKSEIFEGVDILISTPKIMNKLLLLEGLNTTQLKIFNIDDADFLTKNTSTSDLMLITQSIHKCQFVMYAEKMHPTLKRFENYFMQYAKTVSI